The proteins below come from a single Psychrobacter sp. PL19 genomic window:
- a CDS encoding hemerythrin domain-containing protein, with product MKRAKQLQPLSRQHHLGLHVGRHAKECADNPQQVTEHWQALSSYMSDMHDHFQIEDNLIVNALRPHQSNQPEVASVLGKLEQQHKRLHKLTAEIQATQDNKKGHATDNISIKDQVAIDQVAIDQVTIDQVTIDQVAIDQVTIDQVAIDQVAIDQVAIEKITVEQVRELANLLYDHIRFEERELLPMVEKYLTEDELNAVYDASPDDIKHLDEQR from the coding sequence ATGAAACGTGCCAAGCAGTTACAGCCGTTATCTCGCCAACATCATCTTGGACTGCATGTAGGACGTCACGCTAAAGAATGCGCTGATAACCCGCAACAAGTCACCGAACACTGGCAAGCGCTATCCTCATATATGAGTGATATGCACGATCATTTTCAAATCGAAGACAACTTAATTGTTAATGCCTTACGACCTCATCAATCTAACCAGCCAGAAGTGGCGTCTGTACTTGGTAAACTAGAACAGCAGCATAAGCGACTGCATAAATTGACCGCAGAGATTCAAGCCACTCAAGACAATAAAAAAGGCCATGCTACTGATAATATATCAATTAAAGATCAAGTCGCTATAGATCAAGTCGCTATAGATCAAGTCACTATAGATCAAGTCACTATAGATCAAGTCGCTATAGATCAAGTCACTATAGATCAAGTCGCTATAGATCAAGTCGCTATAGATCAAGTCGCTATAGAAAAAATCACTGTTGAGCAAGTCAGGGAACTCGCTAATCTGCTATATGATCATATTCGCTTTGAAGAACGTGAACTGTTGCCTATGGTTGAAAAGTATCTGACAGAAGATGAGTTGAATGCTGTCTATGATGCTAGCCCAGATGATATTAAGCATTTAGACGAGCAGCGTTAA
- the modB gene encoding molybdate ABC transporter permease subunit produces the protein MINQALVTDMLLPVWVSIKLAGITTLCLLLFATPLAYWLAKPSHGNIVGRLKILLMGVIAMPLVLPPTVIGFYLLLLLSPNFGIGKWLAEHNISPFVFTFEGLVIGSIIYSLPFYIQPVYAQFSRIPRSVIEVAHLLEPSRLRRFIRVALPQARVGIVLGSLLSFAHTIGEFGVVLMIGGSISGETKVVSIAIYEQVEALNYEAAHTMSIILIVIGMIMVALIASVNKLNQYP, from the coding sequence ATGATAAATCAAGCCCTTGTAACAGACATGCTCCTCCCCGTATGGGTGAGTATCAAACTTGCCGGTATTACCACATTGTGCTTGTTGTTGTTTGCGACCCCTTTAGCTTACTGGTTGGCTAAACCCAGCCATGGCAACATCGTCGGGCGCTTAAAGATACTATTGATGGGGGTAATTGCTATGCCTCTAGTCTTACCACCAACTGTGATTGGCTTTTACTTATTGCTATTACTAAGTCCGAATTTCGGTATTGGCAAATGGCTTGCCGAGCATAATATAAGTCCATTCGTATTTACTTTTGAAGGCTTGGTTATTGGCTCTATTATTTACTCACTACCGTTTTATATTCAGCCTGTTTATGCACAGTTTTCACGCATTCCAAGAAGCGTCATCGAAGTTGCCCATCTATTGGAGCCAAGTCGTTTGAGACGCTTTATCAGAGTGGCCTTACCACAGGCCCGTGTTGGTATCGTGCTTGGCAGCTTACTTAGCTTTGCGCATACCATTGGAGAGTTTGGCGTGGTCTTGATGATAGGTGGCAGCATCTCAGGTGAAACCAAGGTCGTCTCCATTGCTATCTATGAGCAAGTAGAAGCCCTTAATTACGAGGCTGCCCATACCATGTCTATTATTCTCATTGTAATAGGTATGATAATGGTGGCTTTGATTGCCAGCGTTAATAAGTTAAATCAATACCCATGA
- the modA gene encoding molybdate ABC transporter substrate-binding protein encodes MRIHTLSGRSTQTLMQHFTASSKILLTLSASTCLLLALSACSKESTSETAQSVATNTTEQTKTLRIAAAANLSDVLPDIINGYKTDSDLPDQQIEVTYASSGKLYAQITAGAPYDIFLSANQTFPAKLADELADKKPKAKKTYLPFTYTQGQLSLYSTTKPVSGLKQTTLTDLFKNNDQTKITIANPELAPYGESAKVYLQSQNSYDSLNKQKRLIQAENIGQAFQYAHTGSVDYGLVAQSQVIAIKATAEQFYILPPDSYPAILQDGIIITDVATATDFTDYLRSAAGQAYFSKAGYLAVQ; translated from the coding sequence GCAGCATTTTACGGCGTCATCAAAAATTTTATTAACGCTAAGCGCATCTACTTGCCTACTATTGGCGCTATCAGCTTGTAGTAAAGAAAGCACTAGTGAAACGGCGCAATCAGTAGCTACTAATACAACTGAACAGACAAAAACCTTACGCATTGCTGCCGCTGCTAACTTATCAGATGTATTGCCAGATATTATCAATGGCTATAAAACAGATAGCGACCTGCCTGACCAACAAATAGAAGTGACTTATGCTTCTTCTGGTAAGTTATACGCGCAAATAACAGCCGGTGCGCCTTATGATATATTTTTATCTGCCAACCAAACATTCCCTGCCAAGTTAGCGGATGAGTTAGCTGATAAAAAGCCCAAAGCTAAAAAGACTTATTTACCATTTACTTATACTCAAGGCCAACTGTCTCTATACAGCACGACCAAACCTGTTAGTGGCCTTAAGCAAACAACATTAACTGACCTATTTAAGAACAATGACCAGACCAAAATCACTATCGCTAATCCTGAGCTCGCCCCTTATGGCGAATCTGCAAAAGTGTATCTACAATCGCAAAATAGTTATGACTCACTTAATAAGCAAAAACGCTTGATCCAGGCTGAAAATATTGGCCAAGCCTTTCAATATGCGCATACCGGTAGTGTTGATTATGGCTTAGTTGCGCAATCACAAGTCATAGCGATTAAAGCCACAGCTGAGCAATTTTATATTTTGCCACCAGACTCTTATCCCGCTATCTTGCAAGATGGCATTATCATCACTGATGTTGCTACGGCAACAGACTTTACTGATTATCTGCGCTCTGCTGCAGGACAAGCTTATTTTTCTAAAGCAGGTTATCTAGCAGTTCAATAA